A stretch of DNA from Fundulus heteroclitus isolate FHET01 chromosome 22, MU-UCD_Fhet_4.1, whole genome shotgun sequence:
TCTCTGAACGGATCGTCTGTGTCTCTGAACGGATCGTCTGTGTCTCTGAACGGATCGTCTGTGTCTCTGACTCTCTGAACGGGTCGCCTGTGTCTCTGAACGGGTCGCCTGTGTCTCTGAACGGGTCGCCTGTGTCTCTGAACGGGTCGTCTGGGTCTCTGAACGGGTCGCCTGTGTCTGTGAGCGGATCGTCTGTGTCTGTGACTCTCTGAACGGATCATCTGTCTCTCTGAACGGGTCGTCTGTGTCTCTGACTCTCTGAACGGGTCGTCTGTGTCTCTGAACGGGTCGTCTGTGTCTGTGAACGGGTCGTCTGTGTCTGTGAACGGGTCGCCTGTGAACGGGTCGTCTGGGTCTCTGAACGCGTGTCTTTGTGTCCACAGGAGCAAGTCGTTCATGTTCTGCGCGCTCTACGCCGCCCTGGTGTTCGGAGGCCAGCACTACATGAAGCCGCGGCCCAGACTCAACCTGCGGCTGCCGCTGGTCCTCTGGTCGCTCAGCCTGGCCGTCTTCAGGTAAGCCCGGTACCGCCAGGTCCGCTCCGGCCCGGAAAGCATAGAGTCCATCTGGCCAGAACCGGCAGAACCCCGGTCTACGCCCGTCTCCGTGGTGACGCCGTGCCCATTTCCGGCCCCGCCCAGATTCCTGTGTCCATGGCAACCGGCCTCACCCGCAGCTCAGGTGTGTCGGCTCACCTGTGGAGGAACAATGAGAACCTGTGAGGAAGCAGGTTCTGCTGGGTCGGACAGAACCACGCAGACAGAACCTGCTTCCATCTCCTTCAGAACCTCctgagttctgctggttctgttgacCCACGGCCGGCTCCTGAGTCTGGACGGGTTCCTCCCAGAGTGATTCAGAGTTCTGTTGCTCACAGAACTGGAACCGCCTCGTCCGCACCACGGTTGCAGGTAAACCGGTTCCAGGATCCGGTGGGCGGGCCCGGACCGGCTGTCTAACTGGTTCTGGTCTTGGATGGAGTCCAGAGAAGCAACAGGTTTCTCTGAACCCTTTGACTCTGGTGTCTGTGGATGCTCACACCGGGTTCTGCTCAGGTTCTGACCCAGTTGTGGTTCTGTTTGCAGCATCATCGGAGCGGTCCGGACCGGGTCCTACATGCTCCACATCCTAAGGTCCAGCGGCTTCAGGTGTTCCATCTGTGACCAGAGCTTCTACAACGGACCCGTCAGCAAGTTCTGGGCCTACGCCTTCGTCCTCAGCAAGGCTCCAGAACTCGGTCAGTCGCTCTCTCTTTCAGAACCTGTTCTGTCCCGGTTCTAACGGCTCTGTCCCGGTTCTAACTGCTCTGTCCCGGTTCTAACTGCTCTGTCCCGGTTCTAACTGCTCTGTCCCGGCTCTGTCCCGGTTCTAACTGCTCTGTCCCGGTTCTAACTGCTCTGTCCCGGTTCTAACTGCTCTGTCCCGGTTCTAACTGCTCTGTCCCGGTTCTAACTGCTCTGTCCCGGTTCTAACTGCTCTGTCCCGGCTCTGTCCCGGTTCTAACTGCTCTGTCCCGGCTCTGTCCCGGTTCTAACTGCTCTGTCCCGGTTCTAACTGCTCTGTCCCGGTTCTAACTGCTCTGTCCCGGTTGTGTCCCGGTTCTAACGGCTGTGTCCCGGTTCTAACGGCTGTGTCCCGGTTCTAACGGCTGTGTCCCGGTTCTAACGGCTGTGTCCCGGTTCTAACGGCTGTGTCCCGGTTCTAACTGCTCTGTCCCGGTTCTGTCCCGGTTCTAACTGCTCTGTCCTGGCTCTGTCCCGGTTCTGTCCCAGTTCTGTCCCGGTTCTAACGGTTCTGTCCCGGTTCTAACGGCTCTGTCCCGGTTCTAACTGCTCTGTCCCGGTTCTAACGGCTCTGTCCCGGTTCTAACGGTTCTGTCCCGGTTCTAACCCGGTTCTAACCCGGTTCTAACTGCTCTGTCCCCGTTGTGTCCCGGTTCTAACTGCTCTGTCCCCGTTGTGTCCCGGTTCTAACTGCTCTGTCCCCGTTGTGTCCCGGTTCTAACTGCTCTGTCCCGGTTCTAACTGCTCTGTCCCGGCTCTGTCCCGGTTCTAACGGCTCTGTCCCGGTTCTAACTGTTCTGTCCCAGCTCTGTCCCGGTTCTAACGGCTCTGTCCCAGCTCTGTCCTGGTTCTAACGGCTCTGTCCCGGTTCTAACGGTTCTGTCCCGGTTCTAACCCGGTTCTAACTGCTCTGTCCCCGTTGTGTCCCGGTTCTAACTGCTCTGTCCCGGTTCTAACGGCTCTGTCCCGGTTCTAACGGCTCTGTCCCGGTTCTAACTGCTCTGTCCCGGTTCTAACGGTTCTGTCCCCCCCCAGGAGACACGGCCTTCGTGGTTCTGAGGAAGCAGAAGCTCATCTTCCTCCACTGGTACCACCACATCACGGTTCTGCTGTACTCCTGGTACTCCTACAAGGACATGGTGGCGGGCGGCGGCTGGTTCATGACCATGAACTACGGCGTGCACGCGCTCATGTACAGCTACTACGCGGCGCGCGCCGCCGGGCTGCGGGTTCCGCGCCCGCTGGCGGTTCTGGTGACCAGCGCTCAGATCCTGCAGATGGCCATGGGGCTGACGGTGAGCGCTCTGGTGTACCGCTGGCTGCCGCAGGGCGACTGTCCGTCCCGCCTGGACAACGTCACCTGGGCCACGCTCATGTACCTCAGCTACCTGCTGCTCTTCTCCCGCTTCTTCTACCGCACCTACCTGCGCCGCCCCGACAAGCTCAAGGCCCAGTAGGACCGGAACCGGAGGCCCGGCCCGGCCTGACGCTGCTGCcgctaaaagaagaagaagggaacCGGGCCGCAGCAGAACCCGGGCCGCAGCAGAACCCGGGAAATGGACTTTACGTGTTTTTATGTCTCAGAACTGAAGCAGGAACCCCTCAGCCGGTGGAGGTCCGGTTCCTGCAGAACCGACTGGAGGTCGGGTCCAACAGGACTGGAGGTCCAGATATAAAGTCTGCCCGCTGATGTgctacagaaccagaaccttcagccggtggttctgctgagcTCAGAAGTTCCTTCACATGATGGGTCCGTATCGCTGGATGAAgttctgaaggttctggctTTTAGAACCTGGGTCACATGGAGAAAGTTCggctttaaagcttttatttctgtaaatgttgTCACTGTCCCACTCGGAACCGGCCCGGTCCGCCTGGTTCTCATGTTCTGAGCCATGAAGGCACCTGGTTGCTGAAGCTCTCTTGTTCCACTTCACCATTCCTTAAACTCACCGTTTGGACCTCCTGGTTCTGGAGGCGTCTTCAGAACCTTCTGTTCTGGCTGTGTGGTTCTGTCTGGCCCAGTGTGCGATTGTGGGGATGAGTCTGAGGTTCTGAAGGAGGCCAGCAGTGATCAGCTGGTGccgtgatgaagatgaagactACCTCCACTGTAGGATCACACTGGCGGTTCTGTTGGACCCGACCCGTTAGGAAAACAGAGTTCTGGTtatttattgtataaatatgtaataaaacactttttatttataagtTATGGGTCCAAATTATTGAAATGGGTTTTAAATCAGCACAGTTCTGTTCTGGAAATGATCTTTTCCTTCAGAACCGGATCAGGTTCTGATAGTTCAAAGAACTGCAGGTCCAAACCTTGGGCTAAAACTGTCTGGATGGATCCGAGCTGAGCAGAACCTGTTCTGTTCCCTGGGATGAAGATTCATCTAAAGCCAAACCGGTTCTGAAGATCGTCTTTGCTGTGTCAGGAGGTCCAGATAGTCAGACAGGTGTGTTCTGGTGCTGTGGGtcaccagaaccgggtcaggtGGGTTTTATCTGTAGAAACAGCTTCAGATGTCAAACATTAGAGCAGATTCTAAGAAGCAGCAGATTAAAATTAGTTTCCTTCATTTAAGTAGTTTTAACTCGCTTCAAAGACTTTTTGCTTCTAAACTTTAACGgttccacccccaaaagagggttccattatagtggatctttatcggataatgctgtatcaaacttaaagagtctgtccccctttttaatatcctccgtattgcagaaatgccctgtagatggcagcattgctgtttcttcccattcacaaatagatgtctttgctAACGacgtgacttcctcattgcgttctgcattagacaatgtagctcccttgaaaaagaaggtgattattcacaggaagctggctccctggtttaattcagagctgcgttccttgaagcacaatgttaggaaattggagagaaaatggctctctacacaccaagaggaatcctatttaatctggagggacagactattgttgtataacaagaccctccgcagagttagagcagcatatttttcatcattaattgaagagaataaaaataatcctagatttctctttagtacagttgccaaacttacccagagccacagctccgttgatccatccattcccttagctcttagcagtaatgattttatgggattcttcataaataaaattgattccattaaaaataaaataattggcatcctcccaaacatgattacctcgtcctcagtaagtgaggcagcattggaggaatctttagaacctgcgcagtgtctgaactg
This window harbors:
- the LOC105925104 gene encoding elongation of very long chain fatty acids protein 6 — translated: MLEMNESDLRLSAFSFERRFDERGAIQWMQENWSKSFMFCALYAALVFGGQHYMKPRPRLNLRLPLVLWSLSLAVFSIIGAVRTGSYMLHILRSSGFRCSICDQSFYNGPVSKFWAYAFVLSKAPELGDTAFVVLRKQKLIFLHWYHHITVLLYSWYSYKDMVAGGGWFMTMNYGVHALMYSYYAARAAGLRVPRPLAVLVTSAQILQMAMGLTVSALVYRWLPQGDCPSRLDNVTWATLMYLSYLLLFSRFFYRTYLRRPDKLKAQ